The sequence CCGGCGGCGACTGGTCGGACATCGCCGAGGAGGCCGCCCGCCTCGGCGAGGAGCGCATCGTCGTCAACATGGGTCCGCAGCACCCGTCCACGCACGGCGTGCTGCGGCTGATGCTCGAGATCGACGGCGAGACCGTCACCGAGGCGCGCGCCGGAATCGGATACCTGCACACCGGCATCGAGAAGAACATGGAGTTCCGCACCTGGACCCAGGGCGTGACCTTCTGCACGCGCATGGACTACGTGGCGCCGATCTTCCAGGAGGCGGCGTACTGCCTGGCGGTCGAGAAGCTGCTGGGCGTCACGGACGACATCCCGGAGCGCGCGAGCATCATCCGCGTCCTGATGATGGAGCTCAACCGCATCACGTCGCACCTGGTGTGCATCGCCACGGGCGGCAACGAGCTGGGCGCCACGACGATCATGACGGTCGGCTTCACGGCGCGCGAGGAGCTGCTGCGGATCTTCGAGCTCATCTCCGGGCTGCGGATGAACCACGCGTACATCCGGCCCGGCGGCGTCGCGCAGGACGTGCCCGCGGGCGGCGTCGAGGCCACGCGTGAGGCGCTGGTCAAGGTCGAGCACTACCTGCGCCAGCTCGAGGACCTCATGCTGGCGAACCCGATCCTGCACCTGCGGCTCAAGGACGTCGGGCACCTCAACCTCGCCGGCTGCATGGGCCTGGGGATCACCGGCCCGATGCTCCGTTCGGCGGGCCTGCCGTACGACGTGCGCAAGACCGCGCCGTACTGCGGGTACGAGACGTACGACTTCGACGTCCCCACCGCGACGAGCGCCGACGCGTGGGGCCGGATCGAGGTCCGCCTCGAGGAGATCTACCAGTCCATCAAGATCTGCCGGCAGGCGCTGGACCGGCTCGAGAAGACGCCCGGCCCGGTGATGGTCGCGGACAGGAAGATCGCCTGGCCCGCGCAGCTCGCGATCGGCAGCGACGGCATGGGCAACTCGCTCGCGCACATCAAGGAGATCATGGGCACCTCCATGGAGGCGCTGATCCACCACTTCAAGCTGGTCACCGAGGGCTTCCGGGTCCCGGCCGGCCAGGTGTGGCAGACGGTGGAGCACCCCCGCGGCGAGCTGGGTGTGCACCTGGTCTCGGACGGCGGCACGCGGCCGTACCGCGCGCACTTCCGGGACCCGAGCTTCAACAACCTGCAGGCCACGTCGATCATGTGCGAGGGCGGTCAGGTGGCGGACGTCGTCGTCGCCGTCGCGTCGATCGACCCGGTGCTCGGAGGGGTGGACCGCTGATGTCCGTCGAGGAGCTGGTCCCGCGCGGCGAGGGCCGGGCGCACCGCACGTCGTACGACGAGCAGACGCTCGCGCGGCTGTCCGCCGACGCGGCGCAGGTCGTCGCGCGCTACCCGCAGGAGCGCTCCGCGCTGCTGCCCCTGCTGCACCTGGTGCAGGCCGAGGACGGCTACGTCAGCCCGCGCGGCATCGCGTTCTGCGCCGCGACGCTGGGCCTGACGACGGCCGAGGTGTCCGCCGTGGCGACCTTCTACACGCAGTACAAGCGTCACCCCAACGGCGAGTACACCGTCGGCGTGTGCACCAACACGCTGTGCGCCGTCATGGGCGGCGACGCGATCTGGGAGCACCTGTGCGACCACCTCGGCGTGGGCCACGACGAGACGACCGAGGACGGCAAGGTCACGCTCGAGCGCGTCGAGTGCAACGCGGCGTGCGACTACGCGCCGGTCGTGATGGTGAACTGGGAGTTCTTCGACAACCAGACCCCGGAGTCGGCCGCCGACGTCGTCGACCGGCTCCGGTCCGGGCAGGACGTGGCGCCGACGCGCGGGGCGGACAAGGTCGTCACCTTCCGCGAGATGTCGCGTGTGCTCGCGGGCTTCGCGGACGGGCGGGCCGACGAGGGCATCGGGGCGGGCGAGGCGACCCTGCGGGGCACCCTGCTGGCCCGCGACGAGGGCTGGACGGCCCCGCCGTTCCCGGGCGACGAGGAGCCCGCGGGCTCGTCCTCCGGCGCGACCGGCGCCCGGGGCGAGGTCCCACCCCGGACCGGCGACGAGCAGTCGAGCGCCGAGCGCCCCGCGACGACCGCGGGCGACGTGTCGCCCGCGCAGCAGGAGAAGAAGCAGGCCGCGTCGGATGCGAAGGAGGACTGAGATGGCTACCACCCTCGCCCCCGTGCTGAGCGACCACTGGGACGCCGACCGCTCGTGGTCGCTCGCGACGTACGAGGCCAACGGCGGCTACCGCGGCCTGCGGCGCGCGCTCGGCATGCTGGCGCCCGACGTCGTGACGATGGTCAAGGACTCGGGCCTGCGCGGCCGTGGCGGCGCCGGGTTCCCGACGGGCATGAAGTGGGGCTTCCTGCCCGCGCCCGACGGCGGGCCGCGCTACCTCGTCGTGAACGCCGACGAGTCCGAGCCGGGCACGTGCAAGGACATCCCGCTCATGATGGCGAGCCCGCAGCACCTGATCGAGGGCGTGATCATCACGTCCTACGCGATCGGCTGCCACCACGCCTTCATCTACGTGCGCGGCGAGGTGCTGCACGTCTACCGGCGCCTGCTGCGCGCGGTGGAGGAGGCGTACGCGCAGGGCTACCTCGGCACGGACATCCTGGGCTCGGGGTACGACCTCGAGCTCACGGTGCACGCCGGCGCCGGCGCGTACATCTGCGGCGAGGAGACCGCGCTGCTCGACTCGCTCGAGGGCCTGCGCGGCCAGCCGCGGCTCAAGCCGCCCTTCCCGGCGGTGGCGGGCCTGTACGCCCGCCCGACGGTGGTCAACAACGTCGAGTCGATCGCGTCGGTGCCCGGCATCGTGGTCGGCGGCGCCGACTGGTTCAAGCAGATGGGGACCGAGCGCTCGACCGGGCACGGTCTGTTCTCGCTGTCCGGGCACGTCACCCGGCCGGGCCAGTACGAGGCGCCGCTGGGCATCACGCTGCGCGAGCTGCTCGACATGGCCGGCGGCGTGCGTGCCGGGCACGAGCTGAAGTTCTGGACGCCGGGCGGGTCCTCGACGCCGATCTTCACGGCCGAGCACCTCGACGTCCCGCTCGACTACGAGTCGGTGGGCGCCGCGGGCTCGATGCTCGGCACGCGCGCGCTGCAGATCTTCGACGAGACCACCTCGGTGGTCCGTGCGGTGACGCGGTGGACCGAGTTCTACAAGCACGAGTCCTGCGGCAAGTGCACGCCGTGCCGCGAGGGCACGTTCTGGCTCGCGCAGGTGCTGCAGCGGATCGAGCGCGGGCAGGGCACCGAGGCCGACATCGACCTGCTGCTCGAC is a genomic window of Cellulomonas fulva containing:
- a CDS encoding NADH-quinone oxidoreductase subunit D, whose protein sequence is MSTTRPAPTPRSTGHIVDDETAGVRSFEASGGDWSDIAEEAARLGEERIVVNMGPQHPSTHGVLRLMLEIDGETVTEARAGIGYLHTGIEKNMEFRTWTQGVTFCTRMDYVAPIFQEAAYCLAVEKLLGVTDDIPERASIIRVLMMELNRITSHLVCIATGGNELGATTIMTVGFTAREELLRIFELISGLRMNHAYIRPGGVAQDVPAGGVEATREALVKVEHYLRQLEDLMLANPILHLRLKDVGHLNLAGCMGLGITGPMLRSAGLPYDVRKTAPYCGYETYDFDVPTATSADAWGRIEVRLEEIYQSIKICRQALDRLEKTPGPVMVADRKIAWPAQLAIGSDGMGNSLAHIKEIMGTSMEALIHHFKLVTEGFRVPAGQVWQTVEHPRGELGVHLVSDGGTRPYRAHFRDPSFNNLQATSIMCEGGQVADVVVAVASIDPVLGGVDR
- the nuoE gene encoding NADH-quinone oxidoreductase subunit NuoE; translated protein: MSVEELVPRGEGRAHRTSYDEQTLARLSADAAQVVARYPQERSALLPLLHLVQAEDGYVSPRGIAFCAATLGLTTAEVSAVATFYTQYKRHPNGEYTVGVCTNTLCAVMGGDAIWEHLCDHLGVGHDETTEDGKVTLERVECNAACDYAPVVMVNWEFFDNQTPESAADVVDRLRSGQDVAPTRGADKVVTFREMSRVLAGFADGRADEGIGAGEATLRGTLLARDEGWTAPPFPGDEEPAGSSSGATGARGEVPPRTGDEQSSAERPATTAGDVSPAQQEKKQAASDAKED
- the nuoF gene encoding NADH-quinone oxidoreductase subunit NuoF gives rise to the protein MATTLAPVLSDHWDADRSWSLATYEANGGYRGLRRALGMLAPDVVTMVKDSGLRGRGGAGFPTGMKWGFLPAPDGGPRYLVVNADESEPGTCKDIPLMMASPQHLIEGVIITSYAIGCHHAFIYVRGEVLHVYRRLLRAVEEAYAQGYLGTDILGSGYDLELTVHAGAGAYICGEETALLDSLEGLRGQPRLKPPFPAVAGLYARPTVVNNVESIASVPGIVVGGADWFKQMGTERSTGHGLFSLSGHVTRPGQYEAPLGITLRELLDMAGGVRAGHELKFWTPGGSSTPIFTAEHLDVPLDYESVGAAGSMLGTRALQIFDETTSVVRAVTRWTEFYKHESCGKCTPCREGTFWLAQVLQRIERGQGTEADIDLLLDLCDNILGRAFCALGDGATSPVTSAIQYFREEFEAGCHTPADVLFPPERSALFDYTPRRSGAALAGVHA